The DNA sequence GCTTCACCTTGGCGTCGCCGGAGTCGCCATATCATCCTTCCTTGCCAACTTCAACactctcttcttcctccttctctaCATGTACTACACCTCTGTCTCCCAAGAATTATCCCTAGCCCTGCCATTGATTAAGGGAGCACACCATGTTGGAGACGCCACGCTTAACTTCATCAAGGAATGGGCCATGCTACTCAAGTTCTCCATACAGAGTTGTCTCGCTGTGTGCTTGGAATGGTGGTGGTACGAATTCATGACAATCATGGCAGGCTACCTTTACAACCCTCGCGCATCGCTCGCCACCGCCGGCATAGTGATACAAACGACATCTCTTTTGTACACTCTACCGACGGCGCTCAGCGCGTCTGCGTCCACGAGGGTTGGCAACAAACTCGGAGCAGGGCAACCCGAAAGGGCGAGCTTGTCGACGGTGGTAGCCATAGGGCTATCACTGGCAAGCTCGATCTTGGGGTTGCTCTGGACCACAATAGGGAGAGAGAGATGGAGCAGAGCGTTCACAGATGATAGGGAGGTTGTGGAGCTAACAATGGTTGTGTTGCCGATAATCGGAGTGTGTGAGCTGGCAAACTGTCCGCAAACGACGAGTTGCGGAATATTGAGAGGGAGCGCAAGACCGGGTGTGGGAGCAGCCATAAACTTCTGCTCGTTTTACATGGTGGGAGCACCGGTGGCGATAGTATTGGCGTTCGTATTGGGAATGGGAATGGTGGGATTGTGTTATGGGCTTCTAGCAGCGCAAATGGCGTGTGTGGTTTCGATTCTTGTTGTGGTTTACAAAACAGATTGCGAGAGTGAGTCTTTGAAAGCCAAAATCTTGGTCGGAAAGAGTCACAGCATGTTATCATCacatgcagaagaagaagaagaggatcaaACACTCAAATGTGAAGAAGGTGTTGTCTTTCTCAACCCCCAATAGCCTGCAATTGCAACAATATAATATGTACATTCATACGTGTACCCATCGAAAAGCATGCATGCTGTGCtttcttataattattaaaagCTTCAGAGGGTAAGTGATGACTtcatattattgttttttttttgttcgtTATGATAGTTTgtgcatatatttttttcatgAGAAGAAGGTTAGAAGAGTAcgaacatttattattttttattattaattaatcattaatatttaaaagtataaattaaaatacatggttggattattaaattaaaaaattatgttgataattaaaaataataaatcttgatgattttttaaatttttttttatgataaattacaACCATCTTATTGTCGCTTTCTTTTTCACCTTGATGCTTCTCCGGATCCATGCAAGGTTTGATAACTCTCTAGTTAGCTAGATATTTAGATGGTTCGTTCACCACATGATTTTACATATACTTGTAATAGTAGGGTTTTTTATCTCCTCAATCGTATTGGTTAACCCTAAGAAATTGAtgatcgattttttttttttttttttgcacatcattgggtttaattatatatatacatccaATGAAGCTCTCTCAGCTGGGGATTTATAAATGCAATGACAATGAAAACCTGTTGAATTAAATACGTGCGGGTTACGAATTAATTAAACACAATTATTTGTGAGTAAACAATACACAACAACTAAACTTAGAATCCAAAATGGAGAGCTTAAAGTACATACAGACACTGCAATCTCAgtcaaattcaattttaatttgtattatgggtatataaataaatttaatccaTATATAAAATCAATGAATAAGATTGTGATATCTATACCGTAAATAATGTCAAGGTTTGAGTTCAAATATCAGTCTTTTATGATAAAGCTTTAGTGTAAAATAATGAGTAGGCCACATTATGGGTAATCTCATCATCAAAAGAAGAAGATTAAGTTAATGATCACTGTTGCGTTGGTGATgaataatacttttaatttgatgaaaatatttcgtgttaaaatataaaattactacccaataaatatatatatatatatatatatgagaaaatatGGACAGctaatgaaatatttgtataatgCGTACAATGGAGATTTAGGAGTATTAGAAATATAactattaatgttattttttctgGAATAAATGATATTAtcacatggtattagagttttaaatttaaaatatcaagaGTTTAATCCTTTTGggactctatatatatatatttctaatattttagatggaataatattaaaaataatgataTCCCAACAGCGGATAATTccgttatattattttgtttttaaccTCATAGCTCGTTGGAAACAagtaggatatatatatatatatatatatatatatatatatatatatatatatatatatatatatactttttgagtttctttttattattattatcgatcTTATTCGTATTAGATGatgttataatatttaaaataaagttAGTATCtaacttgttaaaaaaaattaaaaattaatatttaattttaaaataataaaaataaatcatttttaattatttaaaatttattataaaaataaattaaacaaaaattaaatatcaacTTATAAGTATGATAGAATTGACATTCACAGAAACACGTGGAAGCATGTGTTTGGAAAGCATGCATGTGCCGAAACACATGGTAAAAGGAATGTCATTATGGTACTTTCATTTATGATATGAAAAATCTAAACATAAGAAGTGTCTTTCATGACAATTATATGCAAGTTATAATCAATAATGATCACCTCAATATATATATCTTTgagattttctttttatatatactttGAACAAGTAATCTCTTTCAGGCACTACTGAAGGTATTCTTTGCAGTAGTGACTCATATATGTTCCAATAATCTAGTGGCACGTCCCTTCCCACTTCCCTTTCACTTCCATTTGAATAGATCAGGTTAGATATTTAGTCATATGCgaacaagtttggcacaaaaagTATCGATAAGAAAGCGACATGTAACGGTTTTTCTCAAATAACTAACCCTGAATGAGAAGTGTGTGAATTAAGTTTTGAAATtgcatttttagattttttttattctttaaatgattaatattttttacattaaaagtTTTctagaatctttttcaaaattgttttcataTAGAGAAAGAGGGAAGGAGCCGGTGTGTTTTCATACTATATTTAACGACATCATTATTACTAAATTTCTTAATGCTTTGtgtaaatattttaatctttagTATCGTGATTAATGAGAATTTCTTGCGTATTTTGATAACAAAGaatgtttttattacatttttaaatGTTTGACAAGtataaaatatcttttatcttatgaattaatttttaaaattaaattaaatttatttaattttaattctaatatattattagaatttatctaatacaataatattgtttggttatgtttatttttatataatttttattagctagATTTGTAGGCTTGACATGTACCATGTATGTATTGGATTCGGTCTGTATTTCTAATTAATGTAATTAGGttggaaaaagaattaaaaaaataataacgaaATGAGTCcatcaaaataatataataaaaataaagtatatttttatttttaatatttttaaaaaattttaaaagtattcttaacgcttaatttattttaatattatctttaatatttttgataaattttaattttactcttattCAATCGTGTTAGATAACTAAATAGAATATCAGCCAACTATTAagtaaattgtaaaaaaaatctagaaaacactaaaaataatatgtatttcactttaaaaagttaattttactactacagtaaaaaaataaaaaccatatAAAATTCTAATCACTTCACTTCCTTCTTCCACATCATTCTTCCATCTCCTCCCAAAAAAAAGCCTCCTTTTACTGTGTATGTGCTTTTCTCTACGCATTCTTACTTTTTTCTATTATACATTCGATTCTTTCTATCATATCCTTGCTTTCTTCTACCGcgctttttttctcttttatgtatCTTTTTTTGACGTGGTCAGCCTCTCTGTCGTGCTCTTAAGTATGCTGCGAAAGAATACGACACCATCACTTCATTGGTTTTGGATATTATTTTGTATATGATTTTGGATGTTATTCTTTCAGAATTTTTAGATGTTGATGATTGTTATGTATAGTTTTTTCTTATGTttcttgattaaaaaaatatatccaaaacaaaaaaaagaaacatctaaaattaaattaaaaaatataaaattattgtaaaaagaatatttaaaatttaacaaaaaaaatatccaaaatataataaaagaaacacCTAAAATCATTGTACAAGAACTTTTAAAAGTGATCTAGAGAAGGAGGAGGAAAAATGTAGAGGacgagacaaaaaaaaagaagaagagaggcagagaaaaaggagaagagtGGTGAAGGAAATTGGAGGATACGTGTTTTTTGAGtgcaaaactaatttttaaaattttaaaataataattcttcGAAAAGTTTGTTTAGTTGATATAGATTTTGTTCCCTAAACTTTCTTTTActcttattgttaatttttttagtcaatatttttCTATCTAAATTTATTCCTCTCTCTACAACAACCATCATCATATTATCACCAACATCAACATCATTACACATACATATTTCTTTCCGCTGCACCCACCAGTCACTATTGTCATCTAATCCTCACCACGAATTTTTCACCACCCACCACTCACTACACCACTAGCACTGCACTACCCTACCCCTCTCCCTCACCCCAGAATACACCCACCATATTACctataactctctctctctctctctctctctctctctctctctctctctctctctctctctctctctctctctctctctctctctctctctctctctctctctctctctctcaagccTTTGCCCTTTTTTTTCTCACTACCATAACTCACAATCTTGTACTCTTCCATCATAAATTCAGCCTTAACTCTAcaaaattattattaacaataacaAAATAACATACAACAGAGAACGATgagaaatcaataaaaaattgaaattaaaataaaaaaaggtgaGACTTGAAAGAGGAAAAGCGAAGGTGGCGTAACAATATAACGGTGACAATGAAGGATCGTGGTAGGTTAAAAAGGCGTGATTTTGTTAATATTAacgttgatgatgataatgatgggaCGCTGTATTAAGGGAGATCGTAAAGTGGTGAAATGTGGTGGTGCAAAGGTAGAATGATCGAGTAGCTAGTAATAATGAAAGTGAAGGTGGTGCAATAGGATGGTGCGGTGGTGCAACACTCGACCAAAGTTGTGGGGGTAGATCAGTAGGGTGGATTTAAGCTATGTTAGAAGGATGGAAAAAAAGAGTGTATGATGATGAAAAAACATGGGAAGAAAGTAGTACATGaaagaaggataaaattaaaaagaaaaacgtTATTATAGattgattataaaaaattaatgtagGTATTAGCTGATATCTTGCTTTACTTGTTATGATAGTTATTTATTTACTGCAGTCAGTTAGTTAGCCTTATTTAGAGAGGAATTTTTTCTATTAGGTTTTGTTAGTGGTTTGTTGAGATGAGTCGGTATTGTATATATATTTCATATCCAAGCTAATAAAGCAATTGCAGAAAATCATTTTTTTCAATACCAATTCTggttctaacatggtatcaaaagAATTTCTCATACTTCTCTACGTTCTTCTCTgattctcttctctctttct is a window from the Arachis hypogaea cultivar Tifrunner chromosome 1, arahy.Tifrunner.gnm2.J5K5, whole genome shotgun sequence genome containing:
- the LOC112703755 gene encoding protein DETOXIFICATION 55, which codes for MVNREQNPLQNTSSYPTISEVLEEIKRITDIGLPILAMSLVGYLKNMSLVVCMGKLGSLELAAGALAIGFTNITGYSVLSGLAMGMEPLCTQAFGSRNFSLLSITLQRTILMLLLFSLPISLLWLNLEPFMLCLHQNPNITRVASIYCRFAIPDLLANSLLHPLRIYLRSKGTTWPLMWCTLLAILLHLPIIILLTFKLHLGVAGVAISSFLANFNTLFFLLLYMYYTSVSQELSLALPLIKGAHHVGDATLNFIKEWAMLLKFSIQSCLAVCLEWWWYEFMTIMAGYLYNPRASLATAGIVIQTTSLLYTLPTALSASASTRVGNKLGAGQPERASLSTVVAIGLSLASSILGLLWTTIGRERWSRAFTDDREVVELTMVVLPIIGVCELANCPQTTSCGILRGSARPGVGAAINFCSFYMVGAPVAIVLAFVLGMGMVGLCYGLLAAQMACVVSILVVVYKTDCESESLKAKILVGKSHSMLSSHAEEEEEDQTLKCEEGVVFLNPQ